The genomic interval CCCACCCCTACAGAGTCATTACTGAATTACATGTTCCTCTCTGTTGTCACTCTCTGTGAAATTtgcctgtctctcattctccaTGTTCCTCTTTGTTCTCAATCTCTGTGaactttgtctgtttgtctgattCTCCTTGTTATAATGTACAGTTGAGTTTAAATGTATCTAcatgtcattattattgttatcatgTGTTCCCCTCTACTCCAGAGTTAATTTCAAACCCAAAGTACATTTGTGTATCACTGTTTTCTTCCTGCCTCAACCACACTTCTCCATGTCTCTGCTAGGCTACATTAGCATCCTTCCTCACAGAACTGGTACAAGAAGACCAGGGGACTCTGGCTCTACTGATTCCAGCCACATCCTAGTTAATGGacacacaaatatgttttatacatgCCTGATATGTTCCTACTGACCCATTACACTGTTAAGTAATTTAGTGTTTGGCTGTAAAAGTCTATTTGTCACATGCCCAGAGTATAGGATGTAAACGTTGCAGTCTTTTTCACAGACTGCTCTAAACACTGGAATACACATGCATATGTAACCAACTCAAAATTAGCCTACAAACAGGATTAGGTTATTTCTAGTTAATATTTTATTACTTGTTAGGTTTTCTCTGCAAACCATATTTTGCCCTGTAAGGGGCAGTGGTGGCGCTGCTTAGAGGGGAAACTGCTGCACTGATTCTAAAGTTTTTTGCCCACCAAACCCTAATTCTAATGAAGGAATAGCAGAACAAAGGATCGAAATTACGACAAGGAGTTTACTTACTTGTATTATTTTTCTCCGGTGAGTGTTGTACACTTGGTTATTTGTGCTACTAGCCAACATAGCGTGATAGATGGGTTTACTGAGTTAAGCACGTGGATTTATCCCTATTTTCTTTGCTGTAAATCAAGTTGTTTAATGcattgtgtgaaaatgtattgctgaCAACTACAtaagtggggggaaaaaaaacaatcgGAAAAACAAAGTTTAATGATTTGAAGTGCTATTCCATGCCATGTTGAAGCTGTGTTACTACGTGACATGCTAGTGTTTGAGGTTCATGTATGTACTGAATGCAAACATTGAAAACAAGAATTTAAGCTACTACGGATTATGAATAAGATTTATATTTCTAGATCTGGTAAAGTTATTGAGAGAGTAATTGAATATTGCCCTGCAGGTTGTATTTTTATGCATGATTCGAGAGAGAGTTCCATTGGAAGGTTTCGCTATTTGAGACGAGGGCGTGAATGATCATCTTGCCTGCAACACGGACGGCTTCTACATTTCTTCATTGCATCGTACAGTTAAGCGCGAGATTTCaccacacttaaaaaaaaacataatacccGGGTAGATGGACAttggattattttatttttcatcagaGCTCTGaggtcattttattttctgttttttttctcaacttATGTGTAACAAGAGGGTTGAAAACAACTAAAAGGACATTgcgaaagaaaagagaaacaagGTCATACTGTTTGATAATTGATGTTTAATAAACGCAGGCTATATGTTCTGAGTAAACTATTTGgtacttttatttttctctcctcttttgaaAAGTTCCTTAGAAAGTTAGCACTTGACTCTACATTACAATAAGTTCCCCTTACACATACAGACAAGTAATGTTAACAGTATGAAAGGCAATAGGAACATATACATAGACAACATGAATGTGTAGAATAATATAGAAAATGCTACAAAATATGCTAAAACTATTAATAGTAGCAGCAGTAatagtagtgtgtgtttgtttgtgaataaCAGACTTTAACATGTTTAAATCCTTTATACAGTTATTTGTGAATTAAAGTATGTtaaactgtttgtgtgtgctggtgtgagctgagtgcatgtgtgtgtgtgtgtggtctcagGGTGGGTGTGTAGTGtgatctatgtgtgtgtgtggtttcaggGTAGGTGTGTAGTGtgatctatgtgtgtgtgtggtttcaggGTAGGTGTGTAGTGtgatctatgtgtgtgtgtggtttcaggGTAGGTGTGTAGTGtgaactatgtgtgtgtgtggtttcaggGTGGGTGTGTAGTGtgatctatgtgtgtgtgacacatgCACACCTACCTCATATCCTAAGGGTTAATTaaggtgactgactgacaaaggAGAACATGAGTAATCCAGTGGTTTATAACACCTTTTCTAACAGGCTATAcaacaactattacaaatgaGTTCCTTTCATGGAAGCCCATGTTCCACCCTACCTAAGAATGAACTACATACTGCATGTATGcatttattcagtgttttatttttcatacaatgttttattttaagattAGATATTTGTGTGCAATGCATAGTTCTGTCCACATGTTTACAGTAGTGGACACCTATTGCTAAAGGTTACATTTTCAACGTGGTAAAATATATTGATAGTTGTCTAATTTGTTCACCCCAAATGCTGCCTTATTTGCTGATATTTCACTCATTGGATTCAGTAACATGCTAGCTAACCAAGTAACCAATTATCACGAAACAATCAAATACTAATAAACGGTTAAAGCTTTACATTAATTTGCCTAAGCAGAATAATACAAACACTGGAGCTAAATGGCAGAAGTAGTTAGAAACTCTGAGACTCTGCTGCATTACTGTCCCCACTGCAGCTTCAACAGCAACTTATCTTTCTTCTGCCTCAGTCTCAGACACAGCACTCAAACAGACCAACTTAAACTGCCTTTCCTTTTTTTACCATCAGTTTATCTAGCTATCGTTTTCTGTTCAGACAATATTGACCTAGCTTTACTATCAGCTCGTGTTGCACTCTCTCTGATGAGGCCTTTGATTTTGACTGAAAGCCCCTATTTGAGGATCCTCTGATTGGGCCGGTCCATCTTGGGAACAGGCTGGCCGCTGCCCAATGGAACAAATGCTTAATATGGATTATTACAAACACAGTGAATATGGGCAAGTCATTAAACCCGTCCTATGTACCACCAgcctgtaaaatatatttatttatatatttaaaaataaatctcatCAGCCCACCCCAAAAATTATGTTCTGGCATCCCATTTTCCAGAATTGCCAGATGGCCAGTCCGCCCCTGTTGATAGCATACAGATTGAGATTAAGTGGgatcagaataaaaatatagtaAACCTAAAAATAGTCCCCTGGTGTGTGTCTTCCTATATCTCAGACCGTTCATTTAGTGCTTTAATCTCACGCCTTAATGCAGGGAAATGTGCTTTACTAACcctaaagtctacacacactaaTATCTATAATCTAGTTTTTGAACCAAAactctcagaaaacacagtgaaatCCAAAAAACCACCACAAGCTGTGTGtttaattctgaatacagccTTGAACATCTGTAGCCACTCGTTTAACCTCAGTTGGGGCCTGAAGAGCCCCTGGTTGATAGGCTTCCCTTTGGTTGATAGGGTCTGAGGATGCTCATCAGTAATAATGAGTTTACTGGTTCAAAGATATATTCCAGGATATTATCACTGAATTTTACGCTTtaagtatttgtgtgtttttaaaatgattatctACGTATATTGGTCTCAGCAATGTTGGACAGAATGGATCTTGTAATTTAGATGACATATTTTAGCTCCGCCCAAACACTGGACTGTTCCATACAGATTCAGACGAGACACAGAGGTTGTAACACGCTCCATGGGAGGAGCTAAAATCCACCACCTCCTTGGAGGTAACATCTCTAGGCTTCCTGTTCAGCATAGGAACATCTGGTAAACATAGTGACGGGCCAACGAGGCTTGAATGGACGTCACTagttacacatacacacaatcactTACAGTATGAACAATCACTTACAGTATCAACAAACACTAACAGTATGAACAATCACTTATAGTATGAACAAACACTTACAGTATGAACAATCACTTATAGTATGAACAATCACTAACAGTATGAACAAACACAGTATGAACAAAAACCGTATGAACAAACACTTACAGTATGAACTAACACTTATAGTATGAACAATCACTAACAGTATGAACAAACACAGTATGAACAAAAACAGTATGAACAAACACTTACAGTATGAACAATCTAAACATCTGACACCCTGGAAGTCATAAATCCCTCCCACCCTCAGAATTATCTTACTGAAAAACAATTGTCgaaataaaactattttcatAACCCTGACCGAACCTGAGGTCACAGGACTcaagggtcaaaggtcaaaagCAATTATTCATTCTAATATCGGCTACCATACTCATGAGTCATGTAcaattaaatgtacatataaatCATCCTTGCTCTTTATTATAACCCTTCCTTAAGTTACCGTACATAGAATGCAGTTAAGATCTATGGAATTCATGGATTCTACCTTTCACGTTTCTGGTCTTCTGACTTGAGACCCTAGGGATGACCTGTTGACCTACAGTGACCTTGTGTGTGACAACACCTGACAACAGAACCAACAGGCCTGACCTGGGTTTATGCAGGGTTGCATCGTCTATTATTCAACGGTAATTAAACGTTATTCAAACCATGTCATCACTGTTTAAATATACCAGAACCATAGCACCCCAAGTGTCTTACCGCCGGTTTGCCGCTGAAGCTAAACCGGGTCGGTCCTGGTTGGTCCTGGGgtgatgggagaccagatgttGTTAGAAATGGTGTTAGAGGGCCAGTAGAGGgcactcttctctctggtttaaagatcaaatcccaatgACCCAGGACAGTGAAGGGGACCATGCCCTGTGTGTCTTGATGTGATGTTAAACCGGTATCCTGACTATCTGGGGCCACTAAAGATCCCAAGGCACTGAGAGTAGACATGGTAAACCCTGGTGTCCTGGTTACATTCCTGGCCACATTCAtcatggccacctaatcatcccATTCATCCCTAATCACCCCCCTCATCCCTAATCATCCCCCTCATCCCTAATCATCCCATTAATCCCTAATCGGCACAAATCACCAATCACCTCTTCACCTGACAGCCGATCTGTGGTGTTTATTCCCTCTTTCATTGCCTGGATGAACTGATCTTCCCTCCTTACTAAGCAAAGCACTTTGGGTGCGTATAAAAAAGTGCCATTTAAGTCCAATGAATTGTTCTTGTTATTGTTACCATTAATTTCAGACagtcatttcaaaataaaagcctagGTAGCCAATGCATATTCTAGCGCCCATCTGCAGCTATACTGTGTGAGTGAAATCTGAAATCAGCTTTACATGGGTGACCTAAAAATTGCACCATTTAAAGTTTCAGACATGTCCCTAAAATAAACCTCCCACAACCACTGGCtcattactgtgtgtgtctgtttccatGTGTacatgagcgtgtgtgtgtgtgtgtgtgtgtgcgtgcttgtcaATGTGtaaattaatgtgtgtgtgtgtcagtgttcactAGAATCCTGAGGAAGTGATTTCATATTCTATTAATGATATTCAAATTCAACCCTCTTGTCCAGTTTTCATCACTGAAGGAGGAGTCtctgaaaactatttaaaacatCCTGTTCTGACAACTAGACTCATCAGTCTTCAGTCTAAcaactggtctctgttacttcatctttgtctctgaggtgttcagtctccagtctaccaactggtctctgttacttcatctttgtctctgaggtgttcagtcttcagtctaccaactggtctctgttacttcatctttgtctctgaggtgttcagtctccagtctaccaactggtctctgttacttcatctttgtctctgaggtgttcagtcttcagtctaccaactggtctctgttacttcatctttgtctctgaggtgttcagtcttcagtctatcaactggtctctgttacttcatctttgtctctgaggtgttcagtcttcagtctaccaactggtctctgttacttcatctttgtctctgaggtgttcagtcttcagtctaccaactggtctctgttacttcatctttgtctctgaggtgttcagtcttcagtctaccaactggtctctgttacttcatctttgtctctgaggtgttcagtcttcagtctaccaactggtctctgttacttcatctttgtctctgaggtgttcagtctTCAGGTTATGATGGGGGTGTTGAAGcttctctctgctctctttcttctttctctcctatGTCCTGGACTCTCTGAAGTGGATGGCGGCTTCAGAAAAAATTGCAAGGCGTTCTTTCTGAATGGGGTAACTCCATATATTCCACGTATTTTGGAACAAGGGACTGTCCCAAAACCGAATCTGAAAAGCTACAAGCCAATCTGTCAGTTCTACAAAAATGACTACAGGTTTGCGACTCTCTACGACATGAACAACAAGATCCCCATGTTCTCAGCCTACAAGTTCACTGGTGGCAGAGGATCGGGAAATAATATAGATGACACATGGAAGATAGAGCCCCAGGTAGGTCTCCTTCAAATCACATTTGTATGTGTTCACTGTTGcattacacacatttaaatggtGCACCTTGAATGTTGTTATATTTACAGATTATCAGCCTACCACTCTGGAGTGTAGAGACAGGTGTTTAATGTAGCTTTTAAATTGCTTAATGAAACCAAAAGAGAAGGGTTTATAATATGTGTTGTTAACTGATTAATCAATGGATGTATGGTTGTGGTTTCTGTAGCTTGACGAGCAGCGTGGTACATACTATAAAACATGTATctgtttattttactgaataTCAGCCCAGTTTTACAGAGGCAGAGGTGAGACTTCATAGTGAATTAATGATTCATTGTTATTTCAGCtcgaaaataaaaatgcaattaaatCAATGGCTGAGGAGTCTCAGGGTGCCCAATATACACATCAGGCTGTAGACCAGGACTACAAAAACGTAAATACAGATCCCCTTGTGAATAGAGGTCACCTGTTCCCTGTTATGCACGCTGATGGTGATGATGCCAAAGAGTCCACCTACACCCTGACCAACATTGTACCCCAAGTACAGACCTTCAATGGAGGCAGCTGGAAGTTAATGGAGGAAAACGTCACAAAGATTATGAACCAATCTTGTAAGAATAGTAATAACAACACAGAGGCCTATGTGGTGACCGGAGCAGTGCCCAGTGAGAACAACACACTGAACAACCGGGTGAACATCCCATCTTTCATGTGGACCGCCTTCTGCTGTGAGATCTCGACCAATCAGTGGCATTCTGGAGCACACTGGGGAGACAACAGAAATAAGAGTAAGAAGGTTAGAACCGTTCCTCTCTCAGTGGCAGAACTGAATAACAAGCTCACAAACATGTACGAAAAGCGTTTCCAGTTGTTTCCAAAAGAAAAGCGTTTCCAGTTGTTTCCAAAAGAATGTCTAAAACCGAAAGAGTCTTTTTGAAAACCAAATGTATAACTTAGTTATGGTTTAGCCTCAGCATGGAATATTATTAGGTTAATTGGAGATAAAGTTGGATAATGATCCCACTCAGGAGTAGGCTTAGAGTGTGGGTTA from Esox lucius isolate fEsoLuc1 chromosome 24, fEsoLuc1.pri, whole genome shotgun sequence carries:
- the LOC105020803 gene encoding endonuclease domain-containing 1 protein-like, whose amino-acid sequence is MMGVLKLLSALFLLSLLCPGLSEVDGGFRKNCKAFFLNGVTPYIPRILEQGTVPKPNLKSYKPICQFYKNDYRFATLYDMNNKIPMFSAYKFTGGRGSGNNIDDTWKIEPQLENKNAIKSMAEESQGAQYTHQAVDQDYKNVNTDPLVNRGHLFPVMHADGDDAKESTYTLTNIVPQVQTFNGGSWKLMEENVTKIMNQSCKNSNNNTEAYVVTGAVPSENNTLNNRVNIPSFMWTAFCCEISTNQWHSGAHWGDNRNKSKKVRTVPLSVAELNNKLTNMYEKRFQLFPKEKRFQLFPKECLKPKESF